From the genome of Streptomyces sp. V1I1, one region includes:
- a CDS encoding LysR family transcriptional regulator — MIEVRHLRVLRAVAATGSFSAAARRLGCTQPAVSQQMKALETSAGTPLLIRTGREMRLTQAGEALVRHASGILAGLTAAEEEIAAIAGLRAGRVRLVSFPSGSSTLVPTALAALRAAHPGTRVSLVEAEPPRSVEMLREGDCDVALAFRYGATAAEWGDLIVRPLLTDRLVGLVPEGHRLADSGTVTIGDLADEPWIAGCPRCRRQLVEVCEEAGFTPRIDFATDDYPAVIGLVGAGLGVAVLPELAMESVRPKGARTVTVEPSVRREIVALTLPDLAQVPAVAATLDQLTLAARR; from the coding sequence GTGATTGAAGTCCGGCATCTCCGAGTTCTGCGAGCCGTGGCCGCCACCGGCTCGTTCTCCGCCGCCGCACGCCGGCTGGGCTGCACCCAGCCCGCCGTCAGCCAGCAGATGAAGGCACTGGAGACCTCCGCGGGCACCCCGCTGCTGATCCGTACGGGCCGCGAAATGCGCCTGACCCAGGCGGGTGAGGCACTTGTACGCCACGCGTCGGGCATCCTTGCCGGGCTGACCGCGGCCGAGGAGGAGATCGCCGCCATCGCCGGTCTGCGGGCCGGCCGGGTCCGGCTCGTGTCGTTCCCCAGCGGCAGCTCCACGCTCGTGCCGACCGCTCTCGCCGCCCTGCGCGCGGCGCACCCGGGCACCCGGGTCTCCCTCGTCGAGGCCGAGCCGCCGCGTTCGGTGGAGATGCTGCGCGAGGGTGACTGCGATGTGGCGCTGGCCTTTCGGTACGGCGCGACGGCCGCGGAGTGGGGCGACCTGATCGTCCGCCCCCTGCTCACCGACCGCCTCGTCGGGCTGGTCCCCGAGGGCCACCGGCTCGCCGATTCGGGCACGGTGACCATCGGCGATCTGGCCGACGAGCCCTGGATCGCAGGCTGCCCACGCTGCCGACGCCAGCTCGTCGAGGTCTGCGAAGAGGCCGGGTTCACGCCCCGCATCGACTTCGCCACCGACGACTATCCGGCCGTGATCGGCCTGGTGGGAGCGGGTCTTGGCGTGGCGGTGCTGCCTGAGCTCGCGATGGAGTCGGTGCGGCCCAAGGGTGCGCGCACCGTGACCGTCGAGCCGTCCGTGCGCCGCGAGATCGTCGCGCTCACGCTCCCGGACCTGGCCCAGGTCCCCGCGGTCGCGGCCACGCTCGACCAGCTGACACTGGCCGCGCGCCGCTAG
- a CDS encoding response regulator transcription factor — MTSVLVCDDSPLAREALRRAVATVPGVERVTTAANGEEVLRRWGADRSDLILMDVRMPGLGGVETVRRLLSADPGARIIMLTVAEDLDGVALAVAAGARGYLHKDASRAELRATVTQALADPTWRLAPRRLRSAEMGAAPTLTAREIQVLEGMSHGRSNAEIGRELFLSEDTVKTHARRLFKKLGASDRAHAVALGFRWGLVR; from the coding sequence ATGACATCCGTCCTCGTCTGCGACGACTCCCCGCTTGCCCGAGAGGCGCTCCGCCGGGCGGTTGCGACCGTGCCCGGCGTCGAGCGCGTGACGACCGCGGCCAACGGCGAGGAAGTCCTCCGCCGCTGGGGCGCCGACCGCTCGGACCTGATTCTGATGGACGTACGCATGCCCGGTCTGGGCGGCGTCGAGACGGTCCGCCGACTGCTGTCCGCGGACCCCGGCGCCCGGATCATCATGCTCACCGTCGCCGAGGATCTGGACGGCGTCGCGCTGGCGGTCGCCGCCGGCGCCCGCGGCTATCTGCACAAGGACGCCTCGCGCGCCGAACTGCGCGCGACCGTCACCCAGGCGCTCGCCGATCCGACCTGGCGGCTCGCCCCGCGGCGGTTGCGCTCGGCCGAAATGGGCGCGGCACCCACGCTCACCGCGCGTGAGATCCAGGTGCTCGAAGGTATGAGCCACGGACGGTCGAACGCCGAGATCGGCCGTGAGCTCTTCCTCTCCGAGGACACGGTGAAGACGCACGCCAGGCGGCTTTTCAAGAAATTGGGCGCCTCGGACCGGGCGCACGCCGTGGCGCTCGGATTCCGCTGGGGCCTGGTCCGCTAG
- a CDS encoding nucleotide sugar dehydrogenase, translated as MPADLAVIGLGHLGLPLAQAAVTAGIETIGYDTDPRHLTEPAAGRTPADIRRMLSGGFRTVTDPAELGRVRTAAICAPTPLGADGNLDLTALAEAARALAARLRPHTTVLLESAVQPGTTETFLRPILEEGSGLRAGRDFHLAYSPSRVDPGSRTHGYANTPKVIGGLTPACTESAAAFYSRLTDKVVRARGPREAETVKVLETNFRHVNIALVNEMAVLCHDLGVDLWDVIRCAETKPFGFQAFRPGPGVGGHGVPLDPNGLAHTGRPPGHPLRIVGLAQEINTRMPQYVIQRCATLLNEHGKSARGARVLLLGITYKPDLPDLESSPATEIARRLMDLGSAVSYHDPYVPDWRVRELPVPRADSLYEAAASADLTVLLQHHRTYDLQGLAVKAQLLLDTRGASPAGAAHRL; from the coding sequence ATGCCCGCAGATCTCGCCGTCATCGGACTCGGTCATCTCGGCCTGCCCCTCGCCCAGGCCGCCGTAACCGCCGGCATCGAGACCATCGGCTACGACACGGACCCCCGCCATCTCACGGAACCGGCGGCGGGGCGCACGCCGGCCGACATCCGCCGCATGCTCTCCGGAGGCTTCAGGACCGTCACCGACCCGGCCGAGCTGGGCCGCGTACGCACTGCCGCCATCTGCGCCCCCACCCCCCTCGGCGCGGACGGCAACCTCGACCTCACGGCACTCGCCGAGGCCGCCCGCGCGCTCGCCGCCCGGCTGCGCCCGCACACCACCGTGCTGCTCGAATCCGCCGTCCAGCCCGGCACCACGGAAACCTTCCTCCGCCCGATCCTCGAAGAAGGCTCCGGGCTGCGGGCGGGCCGCGACTTCCATCTCGCGTACTCCCCCAGCCGCGTCGACCCGGGCAGCCGCACCCACGGCTACGCCAACACCCCCAAAGTGATCGGCGGCCTCACCCCCGCCTGCACCGAATCGGCCGCCGCCTTCTACAGCCGCCTCACCGACAAGGTGGTCCGCGCGCGCGGACCACGCGAGGCCGAGACCGTCAAGGTCCTCGAGACGAACTTCCGCCACGTCAACATCGCCCTGGTCAACGAGATGGCGGTGCTCTGCCACGACCTGGGCGTCGACCTCTGGGACGTCATCCGCTGCGCCGAGACCAAACCCTTCGGTTTCCAGGCCTTCCGCCCCGGCCCCGGCGTCGGCGGCCACGGTGTCCCCCTGGACCCCAACGGCCTCGCGCACACCGGACGCCCCCCCGGCCACCCGCTGCGGATCGTCGGCCTCGCCCAGGAGATCAACACCCGGATGCCGCAGTACGTCATCCAGCGCTGTGCCACGCTCCTCAACGAACACGGCAAATCGGCCCGCGGCGCGCGCGTGCTGCTCCTCGGCATCACCTACAAGCCGGACCTCCCCGACCTGGAGAGCTCCCCCGCCACCGAGATCGCCCGCCGTCTGATGGACCTGGGCTCCGCCGTCAGCTACCACGACCCGTACGTCCCGGACTGGCGTGTGCGCGAGTTGCCCGTCCCCCGTGCGGACTCCCTCTACGAGGCCGCCGCCAGCGCGGATCTGACGGTGCTGCTCCAGCATCACCGCACGTACGACCTCCAGGGACTGGCGGTCAAGGCCCAACTCCTGCTCGACACAAGGGGAGCCAGCCCGGCCGGTGCGGCACACCGCCTCTGA
- a CDS encoding GuaB3 family IMP dehydrogenase-related protein has translation MTEIEIGRGKRGRRAYAFDDIAVVPSRRTRDPKEVSIAWQIDAYRFELPFLAAPMDSVVSPQTAIRIGEMGGLGVLNLEGLWTRYEDPQPLLEEISGLDEAAATRRLQEIYAAPIQEDLIGQRIKEVRDSGVVTAAALSPQRTAQFSKAVVDAGVDIFVIRGTTVSAEHVSGAAEPLNLKQFIYELDVPVIVGGCATYTAALHLMRTGAAGVLVGFGGGAAHTTRNVLGIQVPMATAVADVAAARRDYMDESGGRYVHVIADGGVGWSGDLPKAIACGADAVMIGSPLARATDAPGRGHHWGMEAVHEDVPRGKLVDLGIVGTTEEVLTGPSHSPDGSMNFFGALRRAMATTGYSELKEFQRVEVTVADSQHRR, from the coding sequence GTGACTGAGATCGAGATCGGGCGCGGAAAGCGCGGCCGCCGGGCGTACGCGTTCGATGACATCGCCGTCGTACCGAGCCGGCGCACCCGGGACCCGAAGGAGGTCTCGATCGCCTGGCAGATCGACGCCTACCGCTTCGAGCTGCCCTTCCTGGCCGCTCCGATGGACTCGGTGGTCTCCCCGCAGACCGCGATCCGCATCGGTGAGATGGGCGGTCTGGGCGTGCTGAACCTCGAGGGTCTGTGGACCCGGTACGAGGACCCGCAGCCACTGCTCGAAGAGATCTCCGGCCTCGACGAGGCCGCCGCGACCCGCCGTCTGCAGGAGATCTACGCGGCTCCGATCCAGGAGGACCTGATCGGGCAGCGGATCAAGGAGGTGCGCGACTCGGGTGTGGTGACCGCCGCCGCGCTCTCACCGCAGCGCACCGCGCAGTTCTCGAAGGCCGTCGTGGACGCGGGTGTCGACATCTTCGTCATCCGCGGCACCACCGTCTCGGCCGAGCACGTCTCGGGCGCCGCGGAGCCGCTGAACCTGAAGCAGTTCATCTACGAGCTCGATGTGCCGGTCATCGTGGGCGGCTGCGCCACTTACACGGCCGCGCTGCACCTCATGCGTACGGGCGCGGCGGGCGTGCTGGTCGGCTTCGGCGGCGGGGCCGCGCACACCACGCGCAACGTCCTGGGCATCCAGGTCCCGATGGCGACGGCTGTCGCGGATGTGGCCGCGGCCCGCCGTGACTACATGGACGAGTCCGGCGGCCGGTACGTGCACGTCATCGCGGACGGCGGTGTGGGCTGGTCGGGCGACCTGCCGAAGGCGATCGCGTGCGGCGCGGACGCGGTGATGATCGGCTCCCCGCTGGCCCGAGCGACGGACGCGCCGGGGCGCGGTCACCACTGGGGCATGGAGGCGGTCCACGAGGACGTGCCGCGCGGCAAGCTGGTGGACCTGGGCATCGTGGGCACGACCGAGGAGGTCCTCACCGGTCCCTCGCACAGCCCCGACGGGTCGATGAACTTCTTCGGCGCGCTGCGCCGGGCGATGGCGACGACGGGCTACAGCGAGCTCAAGGAGTTCCAGCGCGTCGAGGTGACGGTGGCGGACTCGCAGCACCGCCGCTGA
- the guaB gene encoding IMP dehydrogenase, whose translation MTNVDGVPDKFATLGLTYDDVLLLPGSSDMAPDQIDTASYISKNVRVNIPLLSAAMDKVTEARMAIAMARQGGAGVLHRNLSIADQANQVDLVKRSESGMVTDPITVNPDATLAEADQLCAKFRISGVPVTDRGGKLLGIVTNRDMAFESDRSRQVREVMTPMPLVTGKVGISGVDAMELLRRHKIEKLPLVDEAGVLKGLITVKDFVKAEKYPMAAKDNEGRLLVGAAVGVAGDAFERAQALIEAGVDFIVVDTAHGHSRLVGDMVAKIKSNASGVDVIGGNIATRDGAQALIDAGVDGIKVGVGPGSICTTRVVAGIGVPQVTAIYEASLAAKEAGVPVIGDGGLQYSGDIAKALVAGADTVMLGSLLAGCEESPGELLFINGKQFKSYRGMGSLGAMQSRGEQRSFSKDRYFQEGVASDEKLVPEGIEGQVPYRGPLSAVVHQLTGGLRQSMFYVGGRTVPELQDRGRFVRITSAGLKESHPHDIQMTVEAPNYSRK comes from the coding sequence ATGACCAACGTCGACGGAGTGCCCGATAAATTCGCGACACTCGGGCTGACCTACGACGATGTGCTGCTGCTGCCGGGCTCGTCGGACATGGCGCCCGACCAGATCGACACCGCCTCGTACATCTCGAAGAACGTACGAGTGAACATCCCGCTGCTGTCCGCCGCCATGGACAAGGTGACTGAGGCCCGGATGGCGATCGCCATGGCCCGGCAGGGCGGCGCAGGTGTGCTGCACCGCAATCTCTCCATCGCCGACCAGGCCAACCAGGTCGATCTGGTCAAGCGCTCCGAGTCCGGCATGGTCACCGACCCGATCACGGTGAACCCGGACGCGACGCTCGCCGAAGCCGACCAGCTGTGTGCCAAGTTCCGCATCAGCGGTGTCCCGGTGACCGACCGCGGGGGCAAGCTGCTCGGCATCGTCACCAACCGCGACATGGCCTTCGAGTCGGACCGCAGCCGCCAGGTGCGCGAGGTCATGACCCCGATGCCGCTGGTCACCGGCAAGGTCGGGATCTCCGGTGTGGACGCCATGGAGCTGCTGCGCCGGCACAAGATCGAGAAGCTTCCGCTGGTCGACGAGGCCGGTGTGCTCAAGGGCCTGATCACGGTCAAGGACTTCGTCAAGGCCGAGAAGTACCCGATGGCCGCCAAGGACAATGAAGGCCGGCTGCTCGTCGGCGCGGCCGTCGGCGTCGCGGGCGACGCCTTCGAGCGGGCCCAGGCGCTGATCGAGGCGGGTGTCGACTTCATCGTCGTCGACACCGCGCACGGCCACTCCAGGCTGGTCGGCGACATGGTCGCCAAGATCAAGTCGAACGCTTCGGGCGTCGATGTGATCGGCGGCAACATCGCCACGCGCGACGGAGCGCAGGCGCTGATCGACGCCGGCGTCGACGGCATCAAGGTCGGCGTCGGACCGGGCTCCATCTGTACGACCCGCGTGGTCGCCGGCATCGGCGTACCGCAGGTCACGGCGATCTACGAGGCCTCGCTCGCCGCCAAGGAGGCCGGCGTCCCGGTGATCGGCGACGGCGGTCTGCAGTACTCCGGCGATATCGCGAAGGCGCTGGTCGCGGGCGCGGACACGGTGATGCTCGGCTCGCTGCTCGCGGGCTGCGAGGAGTCGCCGGGCGAGCTGCTCTTCATCAACGGCAAGCAGTTCAAGTCGTACCGCGGCATGGGTTCACTCGGCGCGATGCAGTCCCGCGGTGAGCAGCGCTCCTTCTCCAAGGACCGCTACTTCCAGGAGGGTGTCGCCTCCGACGAGAAGCTGGTGCCCGAGGGCATCGAGGGCCAGGTGCCCTACCGCGGCCCGCTCTCCGCGGTGGTGCACCAACTGACCGGCGGTCTGCGGCAGTCGATGTTCTACGTCGGCGGCCGGACGGTGCCCGAGCTGCAGGACCGTGGCCGGTTCGTACGGATCACGTCGGCGGGGCTCAAGGAGAGCCACCCGCACGACATCCAGATGACGGTCGAAGCGCCGAACTACAGCAGGAAGTAG
- a CDS encoding sigma-70 family RNA polymerase sigma factor, with protein sequence MREDEAANAQGAIGALVHLAVDGDEQATHDLLAHVHPLALRYCRTRLSRLPGDARHFVEDLAQEVCVAVLMALPRYKDTGRPFEAFVFAIASHKVADLQRAAMRHPGSTAVPSDEMPERPDDSLGPEERALLSSDAEWAKKLLANLPENQRELLVLRVAVGLTAEETGQMLGMSPGAVRVAQHRALSRLRALAEQ encoded by the coding sequence ATGCGCGAGGACGAGGCTGCGAATGCCCAAGGGGCCATCGGTGCGCTCGTTCATCTTGCCGTCGATGGCGACGAGCAGGCTACGCACGATCTCCTCGCGCATGTCCATCCGCTCGCGCTGCGCTACTGCCGCACCCGGCTCAGCCGGCTGCCGGGCGACGCGCGCCACTTCGTGGAGGACCTCGCGCAGGAGGTCTGTGTCGCCGTACTGATGGCGCTGCCTCGGTACAAGGACACCGGCAGGCCCTTCGAGGCCTTCGTCTTCGCCATCGCCTCGCACAAGGTCGCCGATCTGCAGCGGGCCGCCATGCGACACCCGGGATCGACCGCCGTGCCGTCGGACGAGATGCCGGAGCGCCCCGACGACTCCCTCGGTCCCGAGGAGCGCGCGCTGCTCAGCTCGGATGCCGAGTGGGCCAAGAAGCTCCTCGCCAACCTCCCGGAGAACCAGCGCGAGCTGCTGGTGCTGCGGGTCGCGGTGGGGCTGACGGCCGAGGAGACCGGGCAGATGCTGGGCATGTCCCCCGGGGCGGTACGGGTCGCGCAGCACCGGGCGCTCAGCCGTCTGCGGGCGCTTGCCGAGCAGTGA
- a CDS encoding WhiB family transcriptional regulator, which produces MADFSRLPGPNADLWDWQLLAACRGVDSSLFFHPEGERGAARSARENSAKEVCMRCPVRAECAAHALAVREPYGVWGGLTEDEREELMGRARHRLIPASSAGGPARS; this is translated from the coding sequence ATGGCAGATTTCTCCCGCCTTCCCGGACCCAACGCCGATTTGTGGGACTGGCAGCTCCTCGCAGCCTGCCGTGGGGTGGACAGCTCTCTCTTCTTCCACCCCGAGGGCGAGCGGGGCGCAGCACGAAGTGCGCGTGAGAACTCGGCGAAAGAGGTCTGTATGAGGTGCCCGGTCCGCGCGGAGTGCGCGGCGCATGCGCTGGCGGTGCGGGAGCCGTACGGCGTGTGGGGCGGACTGACAGAGGACGAGCGCGAGGAGCTGATGGGGCGCGCGCGGCACCGACTGATCCCGGCGTCCAGCGCGGGGGGCCCGGCGCGGAGCTGA